The Lolium rigidum isolate FL_2022 chromosome 2, APGP_CSIRO_Lrig_0.1, whole genome shotgun sequence genomic interval CCCCGATCGACTCGGAAGCATACTTATAATCTAAAAAAAAAGACTCGGAAGCGTACTCTGCACACTAGTAGTACCCCGCGCGGCGGCGCGATCACATCGTCGGCGGTGGCACGCGATGGCGCAGCGGCAGCACGAGGCGAAGGTGATTCCCGTGCGCGCGCTGGACGGCCGCACTACTACCGTCCGCATCGCCGCAGCCTGCTCCGTCGACGACCTCAAGGCCACGCTCCGCGCCTCGTCTttccctcccggcggcgccgccacgTTCCATCTCTACCTCAAGGGCGCCAAGCTCCTCCCGCACGCGAAGGTCGGAAACCTCCCCATCTACCCCGGCGACTTCATCTCCCTCGTCCCCTTCGCCGCCAAGGCCaagcccgccgctgccgctccgttCGGCCGCGCTACTACCTTGCCGTGGTCCACCGGCAAACGGAGGAAGCTTTCGAGTTCTTGGTATGGCACCGGCAATGGCGACCACGATCTGTACGCGCCCAGGAAGCCgccgtcttcctcctccagccaTTGCAATGGCACGGAGCCGCTGGACCCAGCGCAGATGGTGGAGCACCTCCGGCAAGGGCTCGGCAAGCACGGACAGATCGCGCACGTCGAGGTGATCCCAGGAAGGGAGGCCTCCTTCTCCGACGACGACCTCCACCTATCCGACGCCATGAAGACCACCCTCCGGAGCATCGGCGTGACGAGGCTGTACGCCCACCAGGCGCAGGCCGTGCGCGCCACCATCGCCGGCCGACACGTTGTCGTCTCGACGTCCACGTCCAGTGGCAAGTCCATCTGCTACAACGTCCCCGTGCTCGAGTCCGTCGTCTCCTCGCCGGCAGCCTGCGCGCTTTACGTGTTCCCGACCAAGGCACTCGCGCAGGACCAGCTCAAGGCTCTGCTGCAGATGAAGGCCGCGCTACTCCTCGCCGGAGCTGACGACTTTGCCGTAGACATCTACGACGGCGACACGCCGATGCAGGACCGCGCGAGGATCAGGGAGCGTGCCAGGGTGCTCATCACAAACCCAGACATGCTGCACGCATCCATCCTCCCCTGCCACGCCCAGTTCCGGCGGATCCTCTCCGGCCTCGCccacgtcgtcgtcgacgaggcgcaCACCTACCGCGGCGCCTTCGGCTGCCACGCTGCGCTCGTGCTTCGCCGCCTCCGACGCCTGTGCGGCGACGTCTACGGCCGCCTCCCCGCTTTTGTGTTCTGTACCGCCACACTGGCGAACCCGCGCGAACACGTCGTGGAGCTCGCGGGGATCGGCGAGGTGGAGCTGGCGGACGAGGACGCCAGCCCGTGCGGTGCCAAGCACTTCGTCCTCTGGAACTCGTCTGGGAAGAAGACAACGAGCTCGCCGATGGCCGACGTGGCACGGCTGCTCGCCGAGATGGTGCAGCACGGGCTGCGCTGCATAGCCTTCTGCAAGACGAGGAAGGTGTGCGAGCAGGTGCTGGCCCACGCGCGCGAGGTGCTCGAGGAGACTACGACGGCGCCGGAGATGGTAGGCTCCATCTGCGTGTATCGTGGCGGGTACatggcgagcgagcggcggcagATCGAGGCGGACCTCTTTGGCGGGAGGCTCCGCGGCGTGGCGGCGACGAACGCGCTGGAGCTGGGCATCGACGTCGGCCACGTCGACGCCACACTCCACCTTGGATTCCCTGGCAGCATCGCCAGCCTATGGCAGCAAGCCGGGAGGTCCGGCAGGCGGTCGAAGGACTCCATCGCTGTCTACGTCGCCTTCGACGGCGCCCTGGACCAGTACTTCATGAACTACCCTGCCAAGCTCTTTGGCAAGCCCATCGAGCGCTGCCATGTCGATGCGCAGAACCGTAAAGTTCTCCGACAGCACCTCGCCTGCGCCGCCGCTGAGAACCCGCTCTGCCCGGAACGCGACCAGCTCTACTTCGGCGGCGAAGCCATGAACGATGCCATGTCGATATTGAAAGACAAGGGAGTTCTCACTCCCAAGAGCAATGCGGCCGACAACAACATATGGAAGTACAACGGTCCCGGCAGGCGGCCGTCACAGTCCGTCAGCATCCGCGCGATCGAGCACGACAAGTTCACGGTGAAGGACGCGACGAGCGGGAGAGTGATGGAGGAGATAGAGGAGAGCAAGGCCTTCTTCCAGGTGCACGAGGGCGCGGTGTACATGCACCAGGGCGTGAGCTACTTGGTCGAGCGGCTGGATCTCTCGTCCAAGACGGCCTACTGCCGGATGGCCGAGCTGAGCTACCACACCAAGACCGAAGACTACACCGACATCGCCGTCGCCCTCGGAGACGCTGCCGCTGCTGTTCATGCCGACGAGTGCACGGTGACGACCAGGTGGTCCGGCTATCGCCGGATATACAAGCCGATGAACCAAGTCTCCGACGTCATCCCCCTCCACCTGCCCTCCTACTCCTTCGACACGCAGGCCGTCTGGGCGACGGTTCCCGCGACGGTGAGGGCGACCGTGGAGCAGAGCAATCTGTGGTTCTGGGGCGGGGTGCACGCGGCCTCGCACGCCATCCTCAGCATACTGCCGCTGCACATGATGTGCAGCTCCTGCGATCTCGGGGCGGAGTGCGCGGATCCTCGCGAGACACAccccgatggcgacgacgagcacGTGGTTCCCGACAGGGTCCTGCTCTACGACAAGCACCCCGGCGGCATCGGGCTGGCGGCGCAGGCGAGGCTGCTCTTCCCGGACCTCCTTGCCGCCGCTCTCGAACTCGTCTCGGCCTGCGGCTGCGGCAGCTTGGACGGGTGCCCCAACTGCGTGCAGTCCTTCGCTTGCCGCCAGAACAACAAGAATTTGGACAAGGAGGCTGCTGTGCTGGTGCTCAAGGGTCTAATTCAGGGATGTTATGCATGAAGCCCATCGATTGCTGATGTTCTGCTTCAGGCAGTTCCTATTAACTTTAATTTTTATTACTGTATAAGTTTTGTTAACAGTTGAAGAAAGAATAGATCAGTTGGATGAGAGGTTTAAGTCATCCCAATTCAGTGGCTCCTGAATGTCGTGGGGTTGCAaaaataaactactggtacagcTTATGTTCTGCTTTAGCCAGTTCATTATACGGTCGGTGTGTTTGTATGTCCTAGAGTAACAGCTGCAGAATGTTTTGTGGGAAAATAACATTATTTCATTGAAATTCAGTGCAGAAAAAAAATCTGTTAGATAAGAGATCGAGGTTATCCCAAGAACAGATCAGTCGAGGTTGGCTGCGAAAATCTACACTGCGTATGTCTTTAACAGAGCTCCTCCTGTTTCCGTAAAAAAAATGTCTTTAACAGAGAGAAAAGCGAAGAAGATGCAGCTGTGGGACTAGAACAAGACTGAAACCTAGACGAATGCATTCCTGCAATTCAAATGACTGTGCCAATCCGACATGTTtccttcaattttcatatttctAGAGGAGCTAAAAAAAACTCAAAAGCCAAAATTTTAACGAATTCGGGCAAATCTTAGAAGAGTCCCACCTATATCTCTTGTGGTTGGAAGCATTTATCAGAGGAGTTCAAAACAAGCTGCTTCATTTTTATTATTTAGAACTTCAGGTGCGAAGAAATGTTAGAGGATTTCAAGTTTCTAAAATCCAAAATACTCGTACAAGTGTTAACACGATTTGGAGTAgtttgctcctcttctcctcttctcATCTCAAGGAAAAAGACAAACACACCATTTCTACTAAGTCTCGGTGAAACTGGGAATTTGCCCTCTTGACAAAATATAGGAAATCCAATCCAGGCTACCTGGGATGCCATTCTGCATCGCAGATTTACTTTTCCGAGCCTGGGTCGCACAGGCACGTCACACATACAGCAACAAGTGAACAACAACACACATCGAGATGAGACGAGGTCACCAGCCAAGCGCCGGCAACGGCTGGGCTCGAGGACGACCTGGCGCGACCATGTTCCCGGCGGGGTCGTAGTTGATGACACCGGAGAAGTCCGGGAGCTGGCACTTGCCCCCCATGAGGATCCCTTTCTGCCACACGCACGGAGGCGGCGACGCGTCGCCGCTGAAGCCGACGCCGGGCTGCACCTGGTGGATGCTGACGATTACCGGGTCCGTCCTACGGCGACTCACGCTCGCCAGAGCGCGCCGCAGCCGCTCCTTCGCCGCCTCCCCTGCGCCGGAGTGTGACGCGCACATCGCTAGCGCCAGCGCGCACACGGCCAGGAACGCGGCCACCGCTGGCACCGCGGCCGCGATCGCGCCGCCGTGGTCATGCAGGGAGGCGAGGTGGCGCGAGGCGGCtggcatggcggcggcgatcACGCGGTGCAGGCCGAGGTGGCGCGGCATTGCGTGCTCCGCTCGGTAGTGTTGCTTGCCTGGGGTGGTGAGGGTCAAGAACTGCCTGCCTGAGCTGGTGACTTCTTCTTGGAGCCTGCAAGTTCGGTTCTCGTATATATAGGTGAGCTGAAGCAGGTTGTTTTCCCGAGTTTTATTGATGGAGTCGTTTACGTGATTATATCCAACGGCTGCATTAGAATGGAGTTGGTGGTGCGGTTTGCAGAGTGGTTTGCTAGCTCTGCAAGTCACAACTATACTAACTGAACCATCTCAGCTCCAAGCCTTGCAGATTCAGTGGACTGCCAAGGTTGGCAACTTCTTTTTGGCCGTAGCATGTAATATTGTAATGTAAAATGAAAAGCTGGAATCTTTTTATATGCAGGTGGAAGTGTGCTTTGTTGAAGTAACTGACATTCTTTTTGTGTTCTATTTCTTTTCAGAAAGCCATTTTTATTAAGACAgacaaaagttcaaaaaaatagaaCAATCCAGGTGACATGCCTGTT includes:
- the LOC124689940 gene encoding uncharacterized ATP-dependent helicase YprA-like → MAQRQHEAKVIPVRALDGRTTTVRIAAACSVDDLKATLRASSFPPGGAATFHLYLKGAKLLPHAKVGNLPIYPGDFISLVPFAAKAKPAAAAPFGRATTLPWSTGKRRKLSSSWYGTGNGDHDLYAPRKPPSSSSSHCNGTEPLDPAQMVEHLRQGLGKHGQIAHVEVIPGREASFSDDDLHLSDAMKTTLRSIGVTRLYAHQALAQDQLKALLQMKAALLLAGADDFAVDIYDGDTPMQDRARIRERARVLITNPDMLHASILPCHAQFRRILSGLAHVVVDEAHTYRGAFGCHAALVLRRLRRLCGDVYGRLPAFVFCTATLANPREHVVELAGIGEVELADEDASPCGAKHFVLWNSSGKKTTSSPMADVARLLAEMVQHGLRCIAFCKTRKVCEQVLAHAREVLEETTTAPEMVGSICVYRGGYMASERRQIEADLFGGRLRGVAATNALELGIDVGHVDATLHLGFPGSIASLWQQAGRSGRRSKDSIAVYVAFDGALDQYFMNYPAKLFGKPIERCHVDAQNRKVLRQHLACAAAENPLCPERDQLYFGGEAMNDAMSILKDKGVLTPKSNAADNNIWKYNGPGRRPSQSVSIRAIEHDKFTVKDATSGRVMEEIEESKAFFQVHEGAVYMHQGVSYLVERLDLSSKTAYCRMAELSYHTKTEDYTDIAVALGDAAAAVHADECTVTTRWSGYRRIYKPMNQVSDVIPLHLPSYSFDTQAVWATVPATVRATVEQSNLWFWGGVHAASHAILSILPLHMMCSSCDLGAECADPRETHPDGDDEHVVPDRVLLYDKHPGGIGLAAQARLLFPDLLAAALELVSACGCGSLDGCPNCVQSFACRQNNKNLDKEAAVLVLKGLIQGFEERIDQLDERFKSSQFSGS